In the Acidobacteriota bacterium genome, CCTTAAGCTCCCGCAGGACCGTCTGCCGCTCGTACTGGTCGGATTCCTCGGCCGCCACGGCCTGATGGTACTCCGGATCGAACGGCACGTTCTCGACAGGCACTCGCTTCAGCCCAATCCTTTCCATTATATCGTAAAACTGCTTGCTAAGCATCACAAAACCGGTGCGGTACCCCTCGGGGTCGGACCCCTCCCGTTCCGCCGAAAGGGCGCCGCGAGCCCAGTCGAAAACGTCGATCACGCCCAGGAGATCGCGCAGCAGTTCGGCCTTGGCGGAAACGGACATTTCCCCCTTCTCCCGCTCGGTCCGCTCCCGGTAGTTCCGGTACTCGAACTGAAGGCGGTCCAGGCGGGACTGGAGCCCCTCGACCTGGTCGCGAAGGAAGCGGATTTCCTCCACAAGCCCGGGGGACGTTTCGGTCAGCGACGCGGAGGGCGTCTCCACCACCGGCTCGATGCCCACCGGCTCCGGGCGGGAGGGGGAAGGCTCGTCGTCAGCGCCTCCGTCCTTCTTGGACTTCTTGATGCTGTCGATGCTCGCCTCGGCCTCCTGGAAAAGGCGCTCTAGATCGGAGCCCAATTGCGGGTTGAACGCCTTCACATTCTGTTCGTTATCTGAGTTCATCGCACGCTCGACGAGAATATTTCAGCACAATTAACCTGTTTATAACACGACCGTGATGTCCTGTCAACCGGGCCTACACACAAACTTCAATCCTTTGGGGCATAGTACCCTTTCCGGTGGCGGACTTTCATCCCCTTGGGCTTGACGGTCACCTTGATCTCGTGAAACTTCCCGTCCCGTTTCGCGTTGGAGGACTTGTAGCTCAGGCTGTACTGGGAGCGGAGTTCCTGGTCAATCTCCCGGAAAGCCAGCCCCACCTCTTCGATCCGGGTGGGGTAGTAGACCTTCCCGCCGGTGGCGGAGGCGAACTTCTCCAGGGTGGAGTCCCCGCCCTCGGCGGCGTTCGCCGTCTGGCCGGTCCGGTTCGTGGAGATGGCGAACACGATGGCCCCCGCGCGCTGTACCATCTCGAGGGTCTCGTCCAGGGGGGTGCGGCTGACCGTGTCCTCGCCGTCCGAAATGATGATGATGGTCTTCCGCCGCTCGCCGACGTCCCACATCAGCTTCTCTTCCGAGACCAGGAAGAGGGCGTCGTAGAGGGAGGTCCCCCCCGCGGCCCGCAGCGTTTTCAACTGGCGCGCGATGAGGTCGGTCTCGTTGGTGAAGTCCTGGACCAGGGTGACGCCCGAATCGAACTCGATGAGGAGCGCCTTGTCCTTCTCGTGAATGTTGGACGCGAGGAAGGCCGAGGCGGCCTCCTGCTCGAACTGCAGCTTCGAGGCCACGGAAGCGCTCGTGTCCACCAGGAGGCAGATGGTCAGGGGCAAATTGCCGTGGGAGTAGAAGTTCTCGAGCTGCTGGACGGCGCCGTCCTCCGTGACCGTGAAATCCGCCGCCTTCAGGTGGGTGACGAACTGCCCCTTCTTGTCCGTGACCGAGCAGAGGATGTTGACCATCTCCACCTTGACGGAGATCTTGTCCCCGCTCGGGATCTGGGCTGGTGAGACGGCGAGCGGGAGGAGCGCCAGCGCGGCCGCGGTCACGATGCCCCGCCAACTTCCAATCGGTGAATTCTTCACGTAAAACCTCTTCACAAAACCGGATCGCGGTCGTATTATATGCTTTTGATCGACAAAGTCAATCCGGGCAGGGCCGGACGCGAGCCGAAAATGAAACGGTCGTCCCCGTCGAGAAACAAAGGAACCGTAAAACCCCGCCCGACCCCGGCCCGGGGGAGCGCGCCGTTCGGCCCGGGGGCCCGCCGGCCGAGGGTCGCCGGCATCATCGCCGTTGCCGGCCTGGCCTGTCTTCTCACCCTCCCGGGAGGAGGCTGCCGAATGGAACCGTCCGCCCCGCCGCCCGAAACGGCCGTCACGCCCTCCCCGTCGTCCGCCCCCGAAGACGCCCCCGCCCCCCCGTCCCCCCGGGCGGACCGCCGGGCGGTCGACGGGTTTTTCCGCGAGGTGGACGCCCTCTCCCCCCGCCCCCCCGGTTCCCCGGCCCTGGCGAAACTCAAGTCCCTCCTGAAACGCCGGCTCACCGGGTTCGGCTACCGCGTGACCGAGGAGCCCTTCCCCGCCTCCACGCCCCGGGGGGTCGCCGCCATGTCCAACGTGGTGGCGGAGAAGCCCGGCGCCCCGGAACGCGTCATCTACCTGGCGGGGCACATCGACACCAAGGAGGGCATCGGGGCCGGGTTCACCGGCGCCAACGACTCGGGCTCCAGCACCGCCGCCCTCCTCGAGATCGCGCGGGTCGTGGCGACGGAGAAGACCACCGCCACCATCCGCTTCCTCTTCCTGGACGGCGAGGAGTCCACGGGCCCCGCCATCACCCCCGTGGACGGGCTCTACGGCAGCCGTTTCCACGCCTCGCGGCTGGCCGTCTCCGGGAAGGCGTCCACGGTGCGGGCCTTCA is a window encoding:
- a CDS encoding nucleotide exchange factor GrpE, which gives rise to MNSDNEQNVKAFNPQLGSDLERLFQEAEASIDSIKKSKKDGGADDEPSPSRPEPVGIEPVVETPSASLTETSPGLVEEIRFLRDQVEGLQSRLDRLQFEYRNYRERTEREKGEMSVSAKAELLRDLLGVIDVFDWARGALSAEREGSDPEGYRTGFVMLSKQFYDIMERIGLKRVPVENVPFDPEYHQAVAAEESDQYERQTVLRELKAGFLYQGVLLRPAMVKVGIPVRKG
- a CDS encoding VWA domain-containing protein, translated to MKNSPIGSWRGIVTAAALALLPLAVSPAQIPSGDKISVKVEMVNILCSVTDKKGQFVTHLKAADFTVTEDGAVQQLENFYSHGNLPLTICLLVDTSASVASKLQFEQEAASAFLASNIHEKDKALLIEFDSGVTLVQDFTNETDLIARQLKTLRAAGGTSLYDALFLVSEEKLMWDVGERRKTIIIISDGEDTVSRTPLDETLEMVQRAGAIVFAISTNRTGQTANAAEGGDSTLEKFASATGGKVYYPTRIEEVGLAFREIDQELRSQYSLSYKSSNAKRDGKFHEIKVTVKPKGMKVRHRKGYYAPKD
- a CDS encoding M28 family peptidase yields the protein MEPSAPPPETAVTPSPSSAPEDAPAPPSPRADRRAVDGFFREVDALSPRPPGSPALAKLKSLLKRRLTGFGYRVTEEPFPASTPRGVAAMSNVVAEKPGAPERVIYLAGHIDTKEGIGAGFTGANDSGSSTAALLEIARVVATEKTTATIRFLFLDGEESTGPAITPVDGLYGSRFHASRLAVSGKASTVRAFILLDMVGDTDLALTRDLNSSPELVDLFARCARETGNEGLLGDHVNTLIDDHVPFAELGIPVIDLIDFEYGPGNVFWHTPDDHAGRVSTENMARVADCVLCMVGYLDREKGR